In the genome of Nocardia sp. NBC_00416, one region contains:
- a CDS encoding YjbQ family protein, with amino-acid sequence MRSTVIAVHTGGTEVVRDITPECTAFAQDAGGDGLLHIFVPHATAGVAILELGAHSDADLLAALRDLLPADDRWRHAHGSRGHGRSHVMPAFIAPYAIVPVLDGTPALGTWQSIALVDLNVDNPDRAVRLSFLTSAG; translated from the coding sequence ATGCGCAGCACAGTCATCGCCGTGCACACCGGCGGGACCGAGGTGGTCCGCGACATCACCCCCGAATGCACGGCGTTCGCGCAGGACGCGGGCGGTGACGGGCTCTTGCACATCTTCGTCCCGCACGCGACCGCCGGCGTCGCGATTCTCGAACTGGGCGCCCACAGCGATGCGGACCTGCTGGCCGCATTGCGCGACCTGCTGCCGGCCGATGATCGGTGGCGGCACGCGCACGGCTCCCGCGGGCACGGGCGCTCCCATGTGATGCCCGCGTTCATCGCCCCGTACGCGATCGTTCCGGTGCTCGACGGCACACCCGCGCTGGGTACCTGGCAGTCCATCGCGCTGGTCGATCTCAATGTCGACAATCCGGACCGTGCGGTGCGGTTGTCGTTCCTGACCTCTGCGGGGTGA
- a CDS encoding Sir2 family NAD-dependent protein deacetylase — protein sequence MPVTALRSDDHTECRPDHLDELVELIGGRPVVVLTGAGISTDSGIPDYRGPGSPPRNPMTYQQFVGDPLFRQRYWARNHVGWRYMDAARPNAGHRALAELERRGVVAGVITQNVDLLHTKAGSRRVIDLHGSYAQVRCLDCGARISRMALADRMEQANPGFAATSVTGLEVAPDADAVVEDTSGFQMVDCLRCGGMWKPDIVYFGESVPPERVAAAYELVDAAEVILVAGSSLTVLSGRRFVRRVARNGGTVLIVNRGPTRGDELATRRLDAGCSSVLSALADRYRDHAASSRTDRAGSA from the coding sequence ATGCCCGTCACGGCACTGCGCAGCGATGACCACACCGAATGCCGGCCCGATCACCTCGACGAACTCGTCGAACTGATCGGCGGCCGGCCGGTGGTGGTACTGACCGGCGCCGGGATCTCCACCGACAGCGGGATCCCCGACTATCGCGGCCCCGGCTCGCCGCCGCGCAATCCGATGACCTACCAGCAGTTCGTGGGCGATCCCCTTTTCCGCCAGCGGTATTGGGCGAGGAACCACGTGGGCTGGCGATACATGGACGCCGCCCGCCCGAACGCGGGCCATCGCGCCCTGGCCGAACTGGAGCGCCGCGGTGTGGTCGCCGGTGTGATCACCCAGAACGTCGACCTCCTGCACACCAAAGCGGGCAGCCGGCGGGTGATCGACCTGCACGGCAGCTACGCCCAGGTGCGTTGTCTGGACTGCGGGGCGCGGATATCCCGAATGGCTCTCGCCGACCGGATGGAGCAGGCGAATCCGGGTTTCGCGGCGACCTCGGTGACCGGGCTCGAGGTGGCGCCCGACGCCGATGCCGTGGTCGAGGACACCAGTGGTTTCCAGATGGTGGACTGCCTCCGGTGCGGCGGGATGTGGAAGCCCGATATCGTCTACTTCGGTGAAAGCGTGCCGCCCGAACGAGTCGCGGCCGCCTACGAACTGGTGGATGCCGCCGAGGTGATCCTCGTGGCGGGATCCAGTCTGACGGTCCTGTCGGGCCGGCGTTTCGTGCGCCGGGTCGCCCGCAACGGCGGCACGGTCCTGATCGTGAACCGCGGACCGACCCGCGGCGACGAGCTCGCCACCCGGCGCCTGGACGCGGGCTGTTCGAGCGTTCTGTCCGCGCTGGCCGATCGCTACCGGGATCACGCCGCGTCATCGCGGACCGATCGGGCCGGATCCGCGTAG
- a CDS encoding MHYT domain-containing protein, which yields MEIDHFSHGWLTPVVAYVMSFTGSLLGLRCMSRVRSGSPFDGWLIAASVAIGGTGIWVMHFIAMLGFRINGAAIKYDVPVTLVSAVIAMIVVWLGLCLAQQRRLGGQSLLVGGVVTGIGVGAMHYAGMYAMKTDVELGYDWATVALSLVIAVIAATAALWFTLNVRGTLATVGAALAMGVAVAGMHYTGMYAMHVGEHHQMAPSGAGAAQLLTPLIVGVSLMTVGMLFHLGLTEVGGGGGALSRRPATDNYWPTRD from the coding sequence GTGGAGATCGACCACTTCAGCCATGGCTGGCTCACCCCCGTGGTCGCGTATGTCATGTCGTTCACCGGATCGTTGCTCGGCCTACGGTGCATGAGCCGCGTCCGGAGCGGATCGCCGTTCGACGGCTGGCTCATCGCGGCCTCGGTCGCCATCGGCGGCACCGGCATCTGGGTCATGCATTTCATCGCCATGCTCGGCTTCCGGATCAACGGCGCGGCAATCAAATACGACGTACCGGTGACCCTCGTCAGCGCGGTCATCGCCATGATCGTGGTGTGGCTCGGACTGTGCCTGGCCCAGCAGCGCAGACTCGGTGGGCAGAGCCTGCTCGTCGGCGGAGTGGTCACCGGAATCGGCGTGGGCGCCATGCACTACGCCGGCATGTACGCCATGAAGACCGATGTCGAGCTCGGTTACGACTGGGCGACCGTCGCACTCTCCCTGGTGATCGCGGTGATCGCCGCGACCGCGGCACTCTGGTTCACCCTCAATGTGCGCGGCACCCTGGCCACCGTCGGCGCCGCCCTGGCGATGGGTGTGGCCGTCGCCGGAATGCACTACACCGGGATGTACGCGATGCATGTGGGCGAACACCACCAGATGGCGCCGTCGGGCGCCGGAGCGGCCCAGCTGCTGACCCCGCTGATCGTCGGCGTCAGCCTGATGACGGTGGGCATGTTGTTCCACCTGGGGCTCACCGAAGTGGGCGGAGGCGGCGGCGCGCTGTCCCGGCGGCCCGCGACCGACAACTACTGGCCCACCCGCGACTGA
- a CDS encoding nucleoside hydrolase, whose product MRQRIIVDVDTGVDDSLALLYLLASPEAEIAGIASTAGNVPAAQVAINNLAWLDLAGAPEIEVALGAADPLEIPLRTTEDTHGPHGVGYAELPAPTRSISSRTAARMWVDLARQQPGELIGLCTGPLTNLALALREEPELPRLLRRLVVMGGAFNHPGNTTPTNEWNIHVDPEAAKIVFDAFSAAPADRRPIVCPLDITESIEMRPAHLVRLAERAGSRPIETVSPADPPRARSAASNPIIKQLTDAVRFYFDFHDGYDLGYLAHMHDPFAAAVALDPTLARTRPATVDVELAGTLTRATTVADWAGMWGRAPNADIVVGTDPGEFFDRMIARIGDYARARYPGELRGDVVTPPR is encoded by the coding sequence GTGCGGCAGCGGATCATCGTGGACGTGGACACCGGAGTGGACGACTCTCTGGCCCTGCTCTATCTCCTCGCCAGCCCCGAGGCAGAGATAGCGGGTATCGCCTCCACCGCCGGCAACGTGCCCGCGGCACAGGTCGCGATCAACAATTTGGCCTGGCTCGACCTTGCCGGAGCGCCGGAGATCGAGGTCGCGCTCGGTGCGGCGGATCCCCTGGAGATTCCGCTGCGCACCACCGAGGACACCCACGGGCCGCACGGGGTCGGCTACGCCGAACTCCCGGCCCCCACGCGATCGATATCGTCGCGCACCGCGGCCCGGATGTGGGTGGACCTGGCCCGGCAGCAGCCGGGAGAGCTGATCGGACTGTGCACCGGACCGCTCACCAACCTCGCCCTGGCATTGCGCGAGGAACCAGAACTCCCTCGGCTGCTGCGCCGGCTCGTGGTCATGGGCGGGGCGTTCAACCACCCCGGGAACACGACACCGACCAACGAGTGGAATATCCACGTCGATCCCGAGGCCGCGAAAATCGTCTTCGACGCGTTCTCCGCCGCCCCGGCGGATCGCCGCCCGATCGTCTGCCCACTCGATATCACCGAATCCATCGAGATGCGGCCCGCCCACCTGGTCCGGCTGGCCGAACGCGCCGGCAGTCGTCCGATCGAGACGGTGTCCCCCGCGGATCCGCCCCGGGCCCGGTCCGCGGCGAGCAATCCGATCATCAAGCAGCTGACCGACGCGGTCCGCTTCTATTTCGATTTCCACGACGGCTACGACCTCGGCTACCTCGCCCATATGCACGACCCGTTCGCCGCGGCCGTCGCCCTCGACCCGACGCTGGCCCGCACCCGGCCCGCGACCGTGGACGTCGAGCTGGCCGGGACTCTCACCCGCGCCACGACCGTCGCCGACTGGGCGGGGATGTGGGGGCGAGCACCCAATGCCGATATCGTCGTCGGCACCGATCCGGGCGAATTCTTCGATCGCATGATCGCCCGGATCGGCGACTATGCCCGTGCCCGGTATCCCGGCGAACTTCGCGGCGATGTCGTCACCCCGCCACGCTGA